The Streptomyces sp. NBC_01689 genome includes a window with the following:
- a CDS encoding helix-turn-helix domain-containing protein: MSDESERLAKALMEFREARGISVSELARRTQLSQATIRLHESDRGRPPVPFAARRFEEVLGWVPGSIPSTAHEPTDREPPPDSSPVTGQVEQSGLLAARRLIDEGEQSLLGSRPGFPATEADDQRVLDRPAI, from the coding sequence ATGAGCGATGAATCCGAGCGGCTGGCGAAAGCTCTCATGGAGTTCCGGGAAGCCCGGGGCATTTCCGTGAGCGAGCTCGCACGTCGCACACAGTTGAGTCAGGCGACCATCAGGCTTCACGAGAGTGATCGCGGACGCCCGCCCGTTCCCTTCGCGGCCCGCCGTTTCGAGGAGGTTCTCGGCTGGGTACCGGGCAGCATCCCGAGCACTGCGCACGAGCCGACGGATCGCGAGCCGCCGCCGGACTCCAGTCCTGTCACTGGACAGGTCGAGCAGTCAGGACTGCTGGCGGCGCGCCGCTTGATCGACGAAGGCGAACAGTCCTTGCTCGGGTCTCGGCCAGGATTCCCCGCCACCGAGGCGGACGATCAGAGGGTATTGGACCGCCCGGCGATCTGA
- a CDS encoding NADPH-dependent F420 reductase, giving the protein MPTIGIIGAGEVGSQIARAALAHGYSIVIANSRGPETLQHLVAELGPSARAARAADAAAAGDFAVVAVPLKTVNNLPVDALAGKIVLDTNNYMIWRDGHFARIDSGETTVLELRQEHLPASRVVQAFTHIQAPRITTAGRPAGAPDRLALPTSSNFPDAADLVTRLYDQFGFDTVNNSPLSASWRTAPGQPAWTALAHQTRDELIANLSRAQRLGPT; this is encoded by the coding sequence ATGCCCACCATCGGGATCATCGGCGCCGGCGAGGTCGGCAGCCAGATCGCTCGGGCGGCCCTGGCCCACGGCTACAGCATCGTGATCGCCAACTCGCGAGGACCGGAAACCCTGCAGCATCTGGTCGCGGAACTCGGCCCGTCCGCGCGGGCCGCCCGCGCCGCGGACGCTGCAGCCGCCGGCGATTTCGCCGTCGTGGCCGTCCCGTTGAAAACGGTCAACAACCTGCCGGTCGACGCCCTCGCCGGCAAGATCGTATTGGATACGAACAACTACATGATCTGGCGCGACGGTCACTTCGCCCGCATCGACTCCGGCGAGACGACCGTACTCGAGCTGCGCCAGGAGCACCTGCCCGCCTCCCGGGTCGTCCAGGCGTTCACCCATATCCAAGCTCCCCGCATCACCACCGCCGGCCGCCCCGCGGGCGCCCCTGACCGGCTGGCACTTCCGACCTCCAGCAACTTCCCCGACGCCGCGGACCTCGTGACCCGGCTCTACGACCAGTTCGGCTTCGACACCGTCAACAACAGTCCATTGAGCGCCTCGTGGCGCACGGCCCCCGGTCAACCCGCCTGGACCGCGCTGGCGCACCAAACGCGCGACGAGCTCATCGCCAACCTGAGCCGAGCACAGCGCCTTGGTCCGACGTGA
- a CDS encoding IS5 family transposase (programmed frameshift), protein MSADLVPDDLWERVAPLLPARPARRYRYPGRLPADDRAALRGIVYVLCKSVSRRDVPADQVGCSGVTAWRRLRDWTEAGVWPQLHEVLLAELRAAGLLDMDDAAIDGSHVRALKRGAHTGPSPVDRARPGSKHHLIVDRHGTPLAVSPTGGNRHDVTQLMPLLNAIPRVRGVRGRPRNRPRRLFADRGYDYDKYRRLIRARGITPKIARKDTSHGSGLGKTRWVVERTFAWLHQFKRLRISYEIRADLHLGLLQLACSIICLRRLRTSF, encoded by the exons GTGTCTGCTGATCTTGTGCCCGATGATCTGTGGGAGCGTGTGGCTCCGCTGCTGCCGGCTCGTCCGGCGAGGCGGTATCGGTACCCCGGGCGGTTGCCGGCGGATGACCGGGCTGCGCTGCGGGGCATCGTTTATGTGCTGTGCAAGAGTGTGAGCCGGCGGGACGTGCCGGCTGATCAGGTCGGCTGCAGTGGTGTGACGGCCTGGCGGCGTCTGCGGGACTGGACCGAGGCGGGTGTCTGGCCGCAACTGCACGAGGTGCTGTTGGCAGAGTTGCGTGCGGCGGGCTTGCTGGACATGGATGACGCGGCGATCGACGGCTCGCATGTCAGGGCTCTCA AAAGGGGGGCTCACACCGGACCTTCGCCGGTCGACCGGGCCCGGCCCGGCAGCAAGCACCACCTGATCGTCGACCGGCACGGCACCCCCTTGGCTGTCTCGCCGACCGGCGGAAACCGTCACGACGTGACCCAGTTGATGCCGTTGCTGAACGCGATACCCCGCGTCCGCGGTGTTCGAGGCCGGCCTCGCAACCGGCCACGTCGGCTGTTCGCCGACCGCGGCTACGACTATGACAAGTACCGCCGACTGATCCGGGCCCGCGGCATCACGCCGAAGATCGCTCGCAAAGACACTTCCCACGGCTCCGGCCTGGGCAAAACCCGCTGGGTCGTCGAGCGAACCTTCGCCTGGCTCCACCAGTTCAAACGACTCCGAATCAGCTACGAGATACGTGCCGACCTCCACCTCGGACTACTCCAACTCGCCTGCAGCATCATCTGCTTGAGAAGACTCAGAACTTCATTCTGA
- a CDS encoding ice-binding family protein, translated as MKLKFPHAARGRGLSGLLASALAATVAGTMVALTPTQALAIATPVPLATAASFSVLSGQGVTNTGPSLISHDLGTSPNPAISGFPPGQVLGAVHAADAVALQAKSDLVTAYNQAAGQATDFALPAAITTGTTLSPGVYTATAGVGLTGDLILDAQGNPNAVWVFQIPEALTTATSSRVLLTNGASACNVYWQIGSSATLGTNSTFVGTIMALTSISVTTGTNIEGRALARNGAVTLDNNRIFLNSCSTTTGGTTTSGGLVTGGLVTGGVTSGDTSGNVAGNTSGNTVGNTAGNSTSGNTQGNTAGNGTAGNTVGGNTVGGTTGGSGHGGKPGKPHHHDNKPGHHHGHKPHHGQKPHHGEKPHHGHDVDHGKPSYGEKPEENYGYADVPRSRDAALEYAKNYQG; from the coding sequence ATGAAGCTGAAGTTCCCCCACGCGGCTCGCGGCCGCGGTTTGTCCGGCTTGCTGGCCTCGGCTCTTGCCGCGACGGTTGCCGGCACGATGGTCGCCCTGACCCCGACGCAGGCGCTTGCCATCGCCACGCCCGTGCCTCTGGCCACTGCCGCGAGTTTCTCGGTTCTGTCCGGTCAGGGAGTCACCAACACCGGCCCGTCCCTGATCAGTCACGACCTCGGGACGAGCCCGAACCCGGCGATCTCCGGATTCCCGCCCGGTCAGGTGCTCGGCGCCGTGCACGCCGCCGACGCCGTCGCACTGCAGGCCAAGTCCGACCTGGTGACGGCCTACAACCAGGCGGCCGGCCAGGCCACCGACTTCGCGCTGCCGGCGGCCATCACCACGGGCACCACGTTGAGTCCGGGTGTCTACACCGCTACGGCCGGCGTCGGACTCACCGGCGACCTGATCCTGGACGCCCAAGGGAACCCGAACGCCGTCTGGGTGTTCCAGATCCCCGAGGCCCTGACGACGGCGACGTCCAGCCGGGTGCTGCTGACGAACGGCGCTTCGGCCTGCAACGTGTACTGGCAGATCGGGAGTTCGGCCACCCTCGGCACCAACTCCACCTTCGTCGGCACCATCATGGCCCTGACCTCGATCAGCGTGACCACGGGCACGAACATCGAGGGCCGCGCCCTGGCCCGTAACGGTGCCGTGACGCTCGACAACAACAGGATCTTCCTCAACAGTTGCTCGACCACCACCGGTGGGACGACCACTAGCGGTGGCCTGGTCACCGGTGGTCTGGTCACGGGCGGTGTGACCAGTGGTGACACCTCGGGCAACGTCGCCGGCAACACGTCCGGGAACACCGTGGGCAACACCGCCGGCAACAGCACGTCCGGGAACACGCAGGGCAACACGGCCGGGAACGGCACCGCCGGAAACACGGTCGGCGGGAACACCGTCGGCGGGACCACCGGTGGCTCCGGACACGGCGGGAAGCCCGGAAAGCCGCACCACCACGACAACAAGCCGGGCCACCACCACGGCCACAAGCCCCACCACGGTCAGAAGCCTCACCACGGCGAGAAGCCCCATCACGGGCACGACGTGGACCACGGCAAGCCCTCCTACGGCGAGAAGCCCGAGGAGAACTACGGCTACGCCGACGTCCCCCGCAGCCGCGACGCCGCCCTCGAATACGCCAAGAACTACCAGGGCTGA
- a CDS encoding TetR/AcrR family transcriptional regulator produces the protein METKPTGPIGRPRGFDADAALERAMLVFWQHGYEGASTAGLTHAMGISTTSMYAAFGNKEQLFRKVLERYTDGPSAYLTQALEQPTALGVATAILAGTVRTTTRAAHPHGCLGVQSALTTSDSGQDVRALLVDWRSAGYARIRERFRRAVDDGDLPPQTDPGLLARYLTTLAYGIAVQAASGVARDDLQELADAALRHWPLS, from the coding sequence GTGGAGACGAAACCGACCGGCCCGATCGGCCGACCGCGAGGATTCGACGCCGACGCCGCCCTTGAGCGCGCCATGCTGGTGTTCTGGCAGCATGGCTACGAGGGGGCCAGCACCGCCGGCCTGACGCATGCGATGGGGATCTCCACCACCAGCATGTACGCCGCGTTCGGCAACAAGGAGCAGCTCTTCCGCAAGGTGCTGGAGCGCTACACCGACGGCCCGAGCGCCTACCTGACCCAGGCCCTGGAGCAGCCGACTGCCCTTGGCGTCGCCACCGCCATCCTGGCCGGCACCGTGCGCACCACCACCCGCGCGGCCCACCCCCACGGCTGCCTGGGCGTCCAGAGCGCCCTGACCACCAGCGACTCCGGCCAGGATGTCCGCGCCCTCCTCGTCGACTGGCGCAGTGCCGGATACGCCCGCATCCGCGAGCGGTTCCGGCGCGCGGTCGATGACGGCGATCTGCCCCCGCAGACCGACCCCGGCCTCCTGGCCCGCTACCTCACCACCCTCGCCTACGGCATCGCCGTCCAAGCCGCGAGCGGCGTCGCCCGCGACGACTTGCAGGAGCTGGCCGACGCAGCCTTGCGCCACTGGCCCCTGTCCTGA
- a CDS encoding SDR family NAD(P)-dependent oxidoreductase encodes MTITLITGANKGIGFETARQLLAVGHVVYLGARDVERGQQAAAALDAKFVQLDVTDDASVHSALAAIDAAEGGLDVLVNNAGILGDGALDGPTALRAFDTNAVGLVRVTEAALPLLRKSANPTVVTVSSSAGSFWAVTNPDRPEYALPLALYSASKAAATMLTVQYAKAHPGIKFNAVEPGTTATDLTAAFGVGRTPEESARVVVRLATLDADGPTGTFQDENGKVPW; translated from the coding sequence ATGACCATCACACTGATCACCGGGGCCAACAAGGGCATCGGCTTCGAGACCGCCCGACAGTTGCTGGCGGTGGGCCACGTGGTCTACCTCGGCGCGCGGGACGTCGAGCGCGGACAGCAGGCCGCGGCGGCGTTGGACGCGAAATTCGTGCAGCTCGACGTGACCGATGACGCCTCCGTGCACAGCGCGCTGGCGGCCATCGACGCGGCCGAGGGCGGGCTCGACGTCCTGGTGAACAACGCAGGCATCTTGGGGGACGGAGCCCTCGACGGCCCCACCGCCCTGCGCGCCTTCGACACCAACGCGGTCGGCCTCGTGCGGGTCACGGAAGCGGCGCTGCCTCTGCTGCGCAAGTCCGCGAACCCCACCGTGGTGACCGTCTCCAGCAGCGCCGGATCCTTCTGGGCCGTGACCAACCCGGACCGCCCGGAGTACGCCTTGCCGCTGGCGCTGTACTCGGCGTCCAAGGCCGCCGCCACCATGCTCACCGTCCAGTACGCCAAGGCCCATCCGGGCATCAAGTTCAATGCAGTCGAACCCGGCACCACCGCGACGGACCTGACAGCGGCCTTCGGTGTCGGCAGGACGCCGGAGGAGAGTGCGAGGGTCGTCGTACGTCTCGCCACACTCGACGCGGACGGCCCGACCGGCACCTTCCAGGACGAAAACGGGAAGGTGCCCTGGTAG
- a CDS encoding DUF6924 domain-containing protein: protein MNQLPCTLEALVVRTDFSADGAWDALRVALFSPSKDGFLANVAVVDDRRYEGLTSDQALDLIPAEYQHPLLVLADCVALASAERPLLVLDLQGERGCGVRVVAAQLWSIENNLSGANMDFEEFAGAVDEDGVFRGF from the coding sequence ATGAATCAGCTCCCCTGCACTCTGGAAGCCCTCGTTGTGCGCACCGATTTCTCGGCAGACGGTGCCTGGGACGCTCTGCGGGTGGCGCTGTTTTCGCCCAGCAAGGACGGCTTCTTGGCCAACGTCGCAGTCGTCGATGACCGGAGGTACGAGGGTTTGACGTCCGACCAGGCCCTCGACCTGATCCCCGCGGAGTACCAGCATCCGCTTCTTGTCTTAGCGGACTGTGTAGCCCTCGCCTCGGCTGAACGGCCGCTCCTCGTGCTGGACCTGCAGGGTGAGCGTGGGTGTGGTGTCCGCGTTGTGGCAGCCCAGCTGTGGAGCATTGAGAACAACCTCTCGGGCGCGAACATGGACTTCGAGGAGTTCGCCGGCGCCGTCGACGAGGACGGCGTCTTTCGGGGCTTCTGA
- a CDS encoding class I SAM-dependent methyltransferase, which translates to MTGYDVLAEVYEWLISDAKLPPAEFAASFDDVLDLLPSHARVLDCSCGTGQLAVGLAGRGMQVVATDASEAMVRRTAELSEEFGASVRAVRANWEELPDHFQDNTFDMVFCVGNSLHHARGATGRGVALESMSRLLRPGGRLVLTSRTWELVRARGSRLEISDRLVRRNGRDAVVVYRWEIAPHWEEEHHIEIAIAQVDGTGLVLVRSELLSCWPYRYEELEVELHRVGLQTELSTFDLEAENYMVVASKV; encoded by the coding sequence GTGACAGGTTATGACGTGCTCGCCGAGGTGTACGAATGGCTCATCTCGGATGCAAAGTTGCCTCCAGCCGAGTTCGCTGCGTCGTTCGACGACGTCCTCGATCTCCTGCCGTCGCACGCTCGCGTCCTCGACTGTTCGTGCGGAACCGGACAGTTGGCGGTTGGCCTTGCCGGTCGTGGCATGCAGGTTGTCGCAACTGACGCCAGCGAGGCGATGGTTCGTCGGACTGCGGAGTTGTCTGAGGAGTTCGGGGCGTCCGTGCGGGCCGTACGGGCGAACTGGGAAGAGTTGCCCGACCATTTCCAGGACAACACGTTCGACATGGTGTTCTGCGTTGGTAACTCGCTTCACCATGCCAGGGGCGCGACAGGCAGGGGTGTTGCTCTGGAGTCGATGTCACGGCTCCTGCGTCCCGGCGGGCGCTTGGTACTCACGTCCCGCACTTGGGAACTCGTGAGGGCCAGAGGTTCCCGGCTGGAGATCAGTGACCGACTCGTCCGCCGGAACGGTCGCGATGCCGTCGTGGTCTACCGCTGGGAGATTGCGCCGCATTGGGAGGAGGAGCACCACATCGAGATTGCGATCGCGCAAGTTGATGGGACCGGGTTGGTTCTTGTCCGCTCGGAACTGCTGTCCTGCTGGCCCTACCGGTACGAGGAACTCGAGGTCGAGTTGCACCGGGTCGGACTCCAGACGGAACTGAGCACGTTCGATCTTGAGGCCGAGAACTACATGGTGGTCGCGAGCAAGGTATGA
- a CDS encoding ester cyclase, with the protein MSDSDLRTFYRRYLEALNAHQFDGMDAFINDRTTLNGEPATRDDLLAVQRQDVDAVPDLHWELQELLFDGDRLAARLVNTGTPVKPWLGVAPTGASFEITEYAIYQVRDGRFVHMTALHDAGELRRQLTG; encoded by the coding sequence ATGTCCGACAGTGATCTGCGCACGTTCTACCGGCGCTACCTCGAAGCGCTCAACGCCCACCAATTCGATGGCATGGACGCATTCATCAACGACCGGACCACGTTGAACGGGGAGCCCGCCACCCGAGACGACCTCCTGGCCGTGCAACGGCAGGACGTGGACGCGGTACCGGACCTGCACTGGGAGTTGCAGGAGCTGCTCTTCGACGGTGACCGTCTGGCTGCGCGCCTGGTCAACACCGGCACCCCCGTGAAGCCCTGGCTCGGCGTGGCTCCCACCGGCGCCTCGTTCGAGATCACCGAGTACGCCATCTACCAGGTCCGCGACGGGCGGTTCGTGCACATGACAGCCCTGCACGACGCCGGTGAACTGCGCCGGCAGCTGACCGGCTGA
- a CDS encoding SDR family NAD(P)-dependent oxidoreductase, with the protein MGLLDGKSALVTGGSAGIGLASAVRLAAEGAHVFITGRRATELDAAVDLIGPAATAVTGDIANLDDLDRLYATIRSRGGGLDVLFANAAIAALAPLEQVTEEHFDTLFGINVRGLLFTVQKALPLLNDGASVIVNGSTNGDVGDAELGVYAATKAATRSFARTWANELKGRGIRVNTLTPGPTDTPALAGLTPDPERFKQHLMTRVPLGRLGRPEEVAAAVAFLASEQSSFITGSSLYVDGGLNQI; encoded by the coding sequence ATGGGACTACTCGACGGAAAGAGCGCTCTCGTCACCGGGGGCAGCGCCGGCATCGGCCTGGCGAGTGCGGTCCGGCTGGCAGCTGAAGGCGCGCACGTCTTCATCACCGGCCGGCGCGCGACTGAACTCGACGCGGCCGTCGACCTGATCGGTCCTGCGGCCACTGCGGTGACCGGCGACATCGCGAACCTGGACGACCTGGATCGGCTCTACGCCACCATCCGCAGCCGGGGCGGGGGCCTGGACGTGCTGTTCGCGAATGCCGCCATCGCCGCGCTCGCTCCGCTGGAGCAGGTCACCGAGGAGCACTTCGACACCCTGTTCGGCATCAATGTGCGCGGTCTGCTGTTCACCGTCCAAAAGGCCCTGCCGCTGCTCAACGACGGCGCCTCGGTGATCGTGAACGGCTCGACCAACGGGGACGTCGGCGATGCGGAGCTCGGCGTGTACGCGGCGACCAAGGCCGCCACGCGCTCGTTCGCGCGGACCTGGGCAAACGAACTCAAGGGACGCGGTATCCGGGTCAACACCCTCACCCCCGGCCCGACCGACACCCCCGCCCTGGCGGGGCTGACCCCCGACCCGGAACGGTTCAAGCAGCACCTGATGACGCGGGTGCCGCTGGGCCGGCTCGGGCGCCCGGAGGAGGTGGCCGCCGCCGTGGCCTTCCTGGCATCCGAGCAGAGCAGCTTCATCACCGGTTCGAGCCTGTACGTCGACGGCGGCCTGAACCAGATCTGA
- a CDS encoding GNAT family N-acetyltransferase has protein sequence MSDSPRRPSRGRSAGPLHSDRHAERIANSVPGPRVDVAREWFDAYRQDWKQEKGGHWAITRDGDEVLGRIALRGLDLDDGVAGAAYWVLPAARGAKVASYGLGALTAWALNEIGFHRLELDHSTRNHASCRVATKSGYLLEGTKRSAAVHDDGRHDMHLHARIRSD, from the coding sequence ATCTCCGACAGCCCCCGCCGCCCGTCTCGCGGCCGCTCTGCTGGGCCTCTCCATAGTGATCGCCATGCCGAACGAATTGCAAACAGCGTGCCCGGGCCACGGGTCGATGTGGCCCGGGAATGGTTCGACGCATACCGCCAGGACTGGAAACAAGAGAAGGGCGGCCACTGGGCGATCACCCGCGACGGTGACGAGGTACTCGGCCGGATTGCACTACGCGGACTGGATTTAGACGACGGCGTAGCCGGCGCGGCCTACTGGGTGCTCCCGGCCGCCCGCGGGGCCAAAGTGGCCTCGTACGGCCTCGGGGCGCTCACGGCCTGGGCCCTGAACGAGATCGGCTTCCACCGGCTGGAGCTGGACCACTCCACCCGCAACCACGCCTCCTGCAGGGTCGCTACCAAGTCCGGCTACCTCCTGGAAGGCACCAAGCGAAGCGCCGCCGTGCATGACGACGGCCGACACGACATGCATCTGCACGCCCGCATCCGAAGCGACTGA